Within the Oncorhynchus masou masou isolate Uvic2021 chromosome 1, UVic_Omas_1.1, whole genome shotgun sequence genome, the region ctctctcctctctcttgcttctccttcatttttgaagaaattaatttgttcaaaactattCAACTatggtctttctctctcagtcagcTACTCGCCACATTTTATGTTCTGTGGTgctagcttatgctttcagtactagattaattatctgatcctttgagtggacaacatgtcagttcatgctacaAGAGctttgataggttggaggacgtcctccgaatgtggtcataattactgtgtaagtctatagaAGGGTACCACAAGCCTcgtaggttttgtattgaagtcaatgtacccagaggaggacggaaactagctgtcctccggctataccatggggagcgttgctgcatctCTATTGTCAGGCCTCTCCAAAGATGTTTAATTGGGTTCGGGcactgggccactcaaagacattcagagacttgtcccaaagcccctcctgcgttgtcttggctgtgtgctttgggtcattgtcctgttggaaggtgacccttctccgcagtctgaggtcctgagcgctctggagcaggttttcatcaaggatctctatgtactttcctccgttaatctttccctcgatcctgactagtctcccagtccctgctgctgaaaaacatccccacagcatgatgctgccaccaccatgcttcactgtagggatggtgcctggtttcctccatacttggcattcaggccgaagagttcaatcttggtttaatcagaccagaagtcggagagtcctttaggtgccttttgtcaaactccaagtgaTGATGTagcccactgtgttcttggggaccttcaatgctgcagatatgttTTGATACcgttcaccagatctgtgcctcgacacaatcctgtttcggagctctacggacagttctttcgacctcatggcttggtttttgctctgacatgcactgtcaactgtgggaccattaaatagacaggtgtgtgcctttccaaatcatgtccaattaattgaatttaccacaggtggactcaaatcaagttgtagaaacatctcaaggatgatcaatggaaataggatgcacctgagctcaattttgagtctcatagcaaaggatctgaatacttatgtaatttttGCAAACctgtttctctttgtcattatggggttttgtgtgttgattgatgagggggaaaaataatgcaatacattttagaataaggctctaacgtaacaaaatgtggaaaaagtcaaggggtctgaatactttccgaatgcactgtatttagtatagttttatctaaaaagggtAACTTTtgaatgtttcactatttttattttgatgaaattcactgaggatggtcctccccttcctcctctgaggagcctccactgacatacatacagtacaaatCATACTGTTTTCTTATTTCCCTATTACACACATTTTTGATTGCATAAAAACATCTAATGCAACATGAACTATCTGAGTGCCTCTTTGGTATTGTATGGAATCAGGTCAAGACATTATTTTCCTTTGAAGGAACATACAAACTGTTCAGCTGATAGTGTATTGTTTTCTAAATGTTGTAGTGTATTGTGTTGATATCCTTACACTCCTGTGTGTCTGCTGTCCTCCATaggtcctccctttcctccccagGAGGTGCAGGTCCAGTTGGGCCAGAACCCCGGGGTTCTGCAGGTGCGATGGAAACCCCCCATCCTCACCCCCACTGGAACCTCCAACGGAGCCAACGTGATTGGCTATGCTGTGTGCACAAAGGGACAAAAGGTGCATTAGAATGATGTATTATGCAGAACCTGATGCTTAATGCTGTGAAAGTGAGTGTGTGGTGTAACAGCTAACCCTCAATGCTGTGATTTATGTGTAACACTCTACCGCCATCTGCTGGAGAGTGGTGATGTAACGGTGACGTTCAGTCCATGGTTTCTGTAGGCCTTATGTAATGCAGTGGTTTGAAAACACAGGTTTACCAGGCCCCATTTTGCGTGAAATTCAGAAATAATATATTGGGTTTGTTACTTAAGACATGTGAATTGAAGTGtcttgtccctgtccctgtgtgtgtccagATAGCGGAGGTGATGTACCCAACAGCTGACTATGTGACAGTGGAGCTGAATAGGATCCAGTGTCTGGAGGCCAGGGAGGTCATTGTCAGGACGTTATCAGCACAAGGAGAGTCTCAGGACTCCCCCGTGGCCACCATACCGCACAATATCCTGGCGCCTCCCCATCACTCACCCCACCACCGCTCCCCTGCACACCCCCATCCTATGCCTCAACCCCAGCACCatcagccacacacacaaacacacccgcCATACCCCCAGACCTACCCCCCAACCCACCCCCAACCTCAGGTCCACCCTCTGCCTCGATCCCAGCCCCACACCCTGCATCATGGTCAGCCTCTGCGCCACCCACCCCCTCACCCCCAGCCCCAACACCAGCCCTACCCCATGTCTAAGCCCAATTTAGTAAGTGCCAGAGAGTCAGAAACCAAAGAGTATGAGGTGGGCCTGCGGCCTGGTCCGCCCTGGGAGCGCTCTCCTtcgcccctccctcctaccatgCGTGGACACACTTTGGAGCCGCCCCACTTCCAGGGGCGTCGTTCACCCTCTCCTCAGAGGATCCTGCCCCAGCCTCAGGGAGCCCCCATCCCCAACACCATCGCCAAGGCCATGGCCAGGGAAGCTGCACAGAGAGTGTTCGCTGAGAACAACCGTGTAAGCAGCCACTTCAGATTTTCCTATGACATGACGACACACAGTACAGCGCAAACAGAGTTTGGTTTGTGTACTAATTGCCTCATAGACTCTCAGGGTACTATTCAGTCAATACTATAGAGAACTAATATCATGTATCATTGTGATAGTGTGATGCATCTGCAGCTATATACATGTATAAGGTTTTCTtgtctgtgttttcctgtgtcaGATGGAGAAGAGGAACATCTTCAGTGAGCGGAGCGTGAACtctgatgaggaggaggatggttATGTCTCTCCACACACCAGGAGGAGAGGGGCCTCTGTGGACGAATTCCTCAGAGGCTCTGAACTGGGGAGACATGTACGGGTAAAACAACAACTCTGTCAGCTTAAATACAGAATAATACAGTTTGTTTCTGTTCCAATCATCGCTCTGGGAAAATGAAGAAAAATATATGATTGTAACCTGTAACTCCATGTTAAAtcgaatcaaatcacattttatttgtcacatgtgccgaatacaacaggtgtagaccttaccgtgaaatgcttacttacaggcccttaaccaacaatgcatttttaagaaagtatttaattaataaaataaagtaaaacatttaaaaattacaataacgaggcaatatacagggggtaccggtaccgagtcaatgtgcagggtaacaggttagtcgaggtaattgaagtaatatgtgcatgtaggtagtggtaaagtgactatgcatagattataaacagcgagtagcagcagcgtaaagaaaggggggggggtcaatgcaaactGTCCCGGGTAGCCATTTGCTTAGcttttcagcagtcttatggcttggaggtagaagctgataagaagccttttggacctagacttggcgctccggtgggaaagggcagtgtggagtgcaatagagattgcatcatctgtggatctgttggggtggtgtgcgaattggagtgggtctagggtttctgggataatggtgttgatgtgagccatgaccagtctttcaaagcacttcatggctacagacatgagtgctacggttcggtgtcatttaggcaggtcaccttggtgttcttgaggacagggactatgatggtctgcttgaaacatgttggttttaCAGACTCAGCCAGGGACAGGTTGTAAATGTCAGTGAAGAGACTTggtcagttggtcagtgcatgctctgagtacacgtcctggtaatccatctggccctgcatccttgtgaatgttgacctgtttgaaaCTTCCCCCCCGTCTCCTAGTTCAGCCAGTCAGACACAGGCTTGTTGTTCCTGTGGTTCCATGTTAAAGCCggtcctctcccccgtctcctagTTCAGCCAGTCAGACACAGGCTTGTTGTTCCTGTGGTTCCATGTTAAAGCCggtcctctcccccgtctcctagTTCAGCCAGTCAGACACAGGCTTGTTGTTCCTGTGGTTCCATGTTAAAGCTGGTCCTCTCCCCGTCTCCTAGTTCAGCCAGTCAGACACAGGCTTGTTGTTCCTGTGGTTCCATGTTAAAGCTggtcctctcccccgtctcctagTTCAGCCAGTCAGACACAGGCTTGTTGTTCCTGTGGTTCCATGTTAAAGCCggtcctctcccccgtctcctagTTCAGCCAGTCAGACACAGGCTTGTTGTTCCTGTGGTTCCATGTTCAGAAAGTTCCTGGTCCTCTCAGCCAGTCCCCTTGTTGTCTCCTAGTTCAGCCAGTCAGACACAGGCTTGTTGTTCCTGTGGTTCCATGTTAAAGCTggtcctctcccccgtctcctagTTCAGCCAGTCAGACACAGGCTTGTTGTTCCTGTGGTTCCATGTTAAAGCtggtcctctcccctgtctcccagcaccactacagccacaGTGAGGAGTACCAGACAGAGAGCAGCCGTGGCTCAGACCTGTCTGACATCATGGAGGAGGACGAGGATGACCTGTACTCTGAGATGCAGCTGGAGGAGGGCCGTCGGCGCAGCATCAACTCTCACAACACTCTCAAGGTACAGCACACATATACCTCATCTAGTGGGGGTCCAGGGGAGGCGGGTAGGGAGGGGGgtaggagaggtagggaggggggttgggaggcgggtaggggggttggggagggaggagggcccTCCTATCTACTGTGGCCCGGGCTGCCTTCTCTTACTGTCTGGCTCTACATGCAGGCCCACTGTGGCTTTGCCTGCTGAGCGCTCCATCCTGTTCTGAGCTGAACAACACACTGCATATCAGCTTCATCATCCAAGTCTTAACTAACCCATCTGAATGGCTGTACTATACACACCCAGCATGGACTGTAAAAGGAGAGGTGAACAATTATGTTTAAAACGAGCTTGGTATCGATAGAAACATGGAATGTTGTTTTGTCTCAATATGCATTTTAATATACAGTTTAATTAAGACTGTCCATATTTTGTAAAAACTGGATAATTAGTAGACTTACTGTTCATGAATAATCTGTTAAAAATGTGTTGTAAAGGAATATATCAATGACCAAACATTGATATTTTAAAATGTACTGTATCATCATCTAGAAGGGTCATGGCATATCAAATGCATATGGGAATCTCATTTAAGTGATTTTAGGCTACTTAAATGGAATAATTCACTTTGGGTTGTGTCCGTCTCATGTTGTACCTTTTTGTGTTTGAGTTCTTGTCTGGACGTTGATGATGGTTACCTTTGAGGATGTCTCCATTGAGTATGTTTCAACGGGCACATGTGGATGTGTGGTCAATAATCATTATGTAACAAGTTCTCCTGAGTGACATTATTGTTAGCAGTGAAACATAGGTTATATTTACTGTGTTGATGATAAATTGTCTTCTGTATTCACTGGGACTGTTGATATGAAAGGTCCCCAGGTCATTTCCAAAGAAACATGTTTACAGTCATTCAATGCTGTGGGAATACGTGTGAAACATTTAACTTATCAAGGTGATAAGAGTAGGCAAGATGTGATCCCTCACACTGTACGGTACTCAACAGAACAGTCTTTTTTAGGTGTATTGATCTGCTGCATTTGCCTATGTTTTCCATACTACCTCATCATGTCACCAATCAGAATGTCTCATTCATGTTCTGTATGTATTTGTGTCTTTTTACTATGCTCTGGAAAGGAAGTGTCCTATGCAGTAGTGCATGCAATCAGGGTCAAATATCAGAAGCAACACAGCTGAGATTCAGTCGATAGTCATTAATTGGTGGAACCTCTAAATCTgtcataagaacagcccttgggTCATGTCTGAAAATGTTAGAACAGACTGAGACACTTTTTAAATGTCTTATTTTGCTTATGCAAGTGCTTTGCTTAGTTTGCTGCCACATTCCTCTTGGTTAATGTGTATACTGTAGGTCTTACTCACTTGCCCAGGCTGTGCTTGGTGCAATGTGTTTGAAGTCTTTTCTTTATGAGTTAATTCACTTATATGTTTGGTGAGTTTGTCACCTGTGTCATTTATCTGTGAGTATTTCTCCCTTGGCAGATTTGTTGCACCCTTTTCTAATCTGTCCCAGACCCAtcctcagtgttactgtctattaCTCCCTTTGCTTTCGTCCCACGTATTCCCGTTCAGAGCATGCTATTTCCCCCAGCTCACGGAATGACACTGCATGCCTTACATCTGGCCATTCTGCCACAAATAACTAATTCTGTTCTTATTTTGTCTTTTTTCCCATTTAATTTTTTATTCACACACTGTGTTGTTTCCTGCCTGTTCTAACACCTTCAAAAACTAAATTTTAAACAAAACTCTTAATTGAAATGCCAAACCAATCCACCCTGCTCTCTGCACCGTGGCTGTCCCATCCTGGTCTTCCAGGCGTATTACAGGCGTCAGGAccaaggggaggagagggactgCTGGGACCTACAGAGGGAGGTGGTGAGACAGAAGTCCCTGCGTAGTAAACGCCTCCACAGCATCCCTGAGGTGGCCGAGGACGAGCCGGACGGAGTGGTAGGGATGGATCATCATCATCAGCGCCTGCGCTTTGACGACGAATGCAGGCCTGGTACACCCTGCATGCACCGCAGGAGCCCCCGTATCTACCAGCAGGACCCCCACCAGCACAACCACCTCTCCCCCAGCAAGAACCACCGTCGCCTGCTGCAGCGCCAGCATTCCTCTCCCCGCTATGGCTGTAATTTCGAGGAGCGCAGCCTGAACCGGCCCAGCCGCCAGACCACCAAGAGCCCTGACAGCGGCCTGGACTGTGGCAGTGAGGAGGAGGGCTCTTTGGGGTACCGGGGTTACCCCCACGGCAGCCCCTTAAGGGGTCCTGTCCACTACATCCACTGTGAGGGGCCGGTAGAGCGACGGGCCCTGGCTGTAGGCAGGAAGAGGCAGCTGACACGGCAGTGCAGCATGGATGAGGACCACTGTGACAGCCCTAAGACGGGCCACATGTCTGACCTGAGGTACAGGGAGGTGCACTACGGGCCAGGCCGGGAGTGGGAGAGGGAACCAGGGAACAGCCCCAGACGCTACCCCAGGGACGGAGCCCTGAGCGAGGGCAGGCTCCACCAGCTGGACAGGCCTTATCAAAGGGACCTTAGGGCCAGCTATGTGAACAGGCTCAACAGGGTCTCGGACCAGCCGCCGGTGTGTGTGACTCAGACTCTTACCTGCTGTACATTCCATCAGCAAGCAGTAAAACCATACCTTTTTTCTTGGTGTTTtttctctctatgggtctcccacctttacattgatttatttttgttttgtccAATATTCTGGCAAGTTATTAGTACATGTTCATGGTGATTCTtatttgtagtttttcatgtgTGTAGTTTGCTCGTTCTTAGAACGTCCAGTGAGTTTTTAAGTGAAGCTTTTTTGATTATCTAAAGGCCATTTCAGAAAGTTTTTGTTTCTGATGTGTCTGAGGAGAAAGATTCCTTTTTTAAACAAAATGGCAGCTCAACCATTATAGTTTGCATGGGGATCCGTTATCCCTATTCTGCTCcgccttccccctctctctaccagccAATGGGTTTGATATGCAGCTATGACAGACATCTTGCCCATCCTATCCCACCTCTGACTTTACCCTGATTGCACTGCCTTCCACAGGGGGACCTCTATTCCAGCATGTCCTGCTTCTCATTGCGCGTAAAGGCTGTCGTCCTTGACAGATGAAGCCTTTTCTAGTAGGACCACATGGAGGATAGTCTCTCATTGTCTTATAGCTGATTTAGCCTTCAGTCCATCTGCATTATCTCAGTGCTCTGCAGACAATATGCTCTCCCCTCTTCATGCTCTTCCATAATCTTTTCAACagaatctcctctcctcctcctatattaCACACAGCAGTGGTCATCTTATTGCTCgatccccctccccccatctctgtcCCATATATCCTGTATGACTAACCGGATGAGAAGCCTTTGGgcttcagtttctctctctctggtttgggCCCCAGGCTGAAGCCATTATGGTTGTGCTCAGCTAACTATGCCTTTCTCCATTCTATTCTCTTTCCTCTACTCGCTCACTCACTCTTCTCATCAAGGAGCTGACATGAGCAGAACAAAAAACAAATGGTCTTTAGCTAAACATCTGATCCTGTTGTGGTGTCTGGAGTTGATTTACTTTGGTTCTGTTGATGgttttttggtttgtttggtctCTTTATTTTATGGGTTTATTTATTACTCTTATTTTGCCTCCTTAAGGACAAATGGAAGTGATATAATTTGCTCTTATGGTTTTGTGATCCTTTTGAATGGCTGGTTTGTTATGTGAGAGAGGCCGTGTAAAAGGCAGCTTGTTTTAACTTAAGCTGTGTTTTTCTCGCCCTCTAAAGATTATAGGGAACTCCCCTTCCCATGGATGCTCCCATGGCGACCGGCTGGACCATTCAGGGAGGAGGCCTGTCCATGGTGGCAACCCCCCACAGCGACGACCCATGATGGTTCCTTCCATTGGTTAGTGTGGTCAATACATGATGGGATCCCCCGTCCTCCCCTGAGCTGAACATCTCTCCCATAGACACATGACCTTAAACAACCATGCAGTTCTCTGTAGTTGTGGTGTGCTCCTACACCTGTAGTTCTGACCAACCTCATACCTCTTTACGGTGTCTCTGACTTGGCTTTTTAAATGTGCATAAGCAGTTAAGGGGGAGGGgctgctactgtttactatcGACTTTATATACTGTGTGCATAAAGGGCTCACCTGCTCTTACCCTTCCCTCTGTCTCACACAGTGCAAAGCATTGCTGTTTTACATTGAAGAACTCCAGATTACAACTTGTTGCCTTATCCCACCCCCTGTTCCCCATGACCCCTGATCCCCCCAGCCCCTTCCCCTCCAGCAGCATGTCCAGCCAGGCATTGGCCGGTCTGTGAAgtagaacagtgtgggggggtcCCTGACAGTAACGCTGTGATCTGATTGGTGTCTTCTGTAGAGATCACCATGATGGAGAGTAACAGTGAGGGAAGTGAGGGAAACCTCTCACCTGGCAAGGAGGATGTTTACTATCATGGCAGTGTAGCTCGGCGGAGGATATGGCATGACGATGGTATGTGGCCCAGCTTCTCTCTAGAACAACATGAATAAACCATGAAAAGTACATAGAAGACCGTGTTAAGAACCTTACTTGATATTAGAAAGGAATAGTAGTCTCAAGCTTAAGTGTGAATTATACACTCGGCTGCCGGGAAAGACAAGATGGCCACTTTTTCTGTAGCTGAAGAATGAgtgtcccctcccctccctgtataGCTCTCTGCAGCCTTAATCCCAGGCCTCCCTTGGAGacccctcttccttccctctcaccCATCCCTTCTTTTCACCCTTCTCCTCCCAGGGCATATAGTCCCCCTGTTGACTGTTGATTTTGCATGACTGATTGTTTACAGTCCAGTGACAAGGAAAACCATTGGATGAGTAAGTGCACTCAAGTCTTGTTGGTATCACTCCATTGCACCAGAATCATTAAAACATAATTGAACAGACATTTTCCCTGAATTGTGATATAGAAATGTGGTTTGTTTGGACATGGAGTTCCAGGAAATCCACTAGTGAATGAATATAAGGTGGATTGCTTTCCTTTTCCCTCACTGTCCCTGATGCCCCCGATGAGTCAGGTTTCTGCTATGGCATTTGATGTTATAATTTCTTGCAGGAATATTCATTTTCCCTTTTAGCTTATTGCTGTATTTCTAATGTGGGCATGGTTTTACCCTCTTGTATTGATATGGAAGCATACTTCCTCATTTTGAAGAGTGGAACACATGAATGCCTGTTTACGCTCCGTGAGACAGTGAAGTAAAACAGCAACGAACAGTCTGAGTCTGTTTCCATTCTTTCTTTGTTATGTGCATATGGTCGTGTAGTTCCCCCTGCATCCCATCGTCTGGCTTGACATGTGCTGCTGTCTGTCCTACTTGACCTCTGTCTAACTGTATCTATGAGTGTTATAAAGGTACTGTTTGTCCTTTTGGTGTCTGTCCTACCAGCATTTAGAGATGTGTGAAAAAACATCCAATCTGTCCTATCTGTCAATTATAGATAGCTTAGACTTTTTTTTAAACTCTAAAAACAGTGTCCTACTTACATGTTCTAATAAATTGGGAATCATAAATGTTGCTACAGTATGTAATAGGGTCTTATCGACATTTTTAGAAGCGTGCCCTTTGagaggatcaaatcaaatgtatttatatagcccttcttacatcagctgatgtatcaaagtgctgtacagaaacccagactaaatccccaaatagcaagcaatgcaggtgtagaagcacggtggctaggatgATGGACACAATAGTACAGACTGACCATTCTATCTTAAAGCCTCTTTAAATCCCCCTTGAAATCTTGGGCTCTTTTTCACACACGTGTTTCATggccctctcccctgtctgtcagcTCTGACAAAGTGACATCTTCTCGTTCCGCTGCCCTCTACTCCACTCTGCACCCCAGCCTATCTTGTGCTGGGGGCTGGCAGTTGCAGCAGTGCCTTCTGTGTTTTAGATGACTACGGTGGGCAAGGCCGCGGACATGGCCGAGAGCGGCGGTCGCCAGTGTACTACGAGGAGTCGGAGCCAGAGGACCTGGCGCGTATATTTGTGGCCCTGTTTGACTACGACCCCCTGTCCATGTCCCCCAACCCTGATGCTGCTGACGAGGAGCTGCCCTTCAAAGAGGGCCAGATCATCAAGGTGGGAGCCTGATCCACACAGTGCTGTAGTCCAATCTGCTTTCCTCATCCTAACAACAAAAGGGCCTCGTGTTGACTTACATTCGTGGGTTAGATGTAGTTGTGCATGTGAAGCTGCTATTAAACAACTGTAGTGGTTGtggctgtctctctttctccctcctgctAACATTGTTCTCTGTGCTGGTCAGGTGTTTGGAGATAAGGACACGGATGGGTTCTACAGGGCAGAGATCCGTGACCGCCCGGGTCTGATCCCCTGTAACATGGTGTCAGAGATCCAGACTGAGGATGATGGGATGATGGACCAGCTACTCAAACAGGGCTTCCTCCCACTCAACACTCCTGTAGAGAAATTAGGTAGGGCGGCACCTGGACTCCCACttgctctctgtcttttctccacTACTCTTTCTTACTCTAATTCGGACCTGAttttctcttcccttcctcttttccTGTCTCGCTTGCTTTCATTACACACTGATGTCTAATGCTGATAATACTCTAATTTCCCTGTCTCTACAATCGTTTCCCTCGctctttttcttttctctctact harbors:
- the rimbp2b gene encoding RIMS-binding protein 2; protein product: MREAAERRQQLELEHEQALAVLNAKQQEIDLLQQAQVEAKKEHEGAVHLLENHLDSMQAKVRELEEKCRTQSEQFNLLSKELEKFRLQTGKFDTLGSGTDPLTVCESPGSPNKSLSQLFNGLAAPTGKGNESPLSRSVISEFIRPLHICEDKPELVSVKPTFLTRSSSRTGSSQRALLTEMDKELSSTTRTKNRFTGKVRLCIARYSYNPCNGPNEHPEAELPLVAGKYLYVYGTMDDDGFYEGELLDGQQGLVPSNFVDFVKDEKMPSAQHRDGAKESGYLSSNHSSLGSTGLGSMGLSSISSLLCDSKLDSLGSSSLGMDFLGSMGSCSNGTGTLDVSIDEIGENIVPYPRRINLIKQLAKSVIVCWDPPVVPPGWGSISGYNVLVDKEVRMSVPFGGKTKSLIEKLNLATNTYRISVQSITERGPSDELRCTLLVGKDVVVAPYYLRVDNITQVSAELSWQPSNSNYSHTIFLNEAEYDMVKAGAYKYQFFQLKPMTVYKVKAVARTHQIPWQMPLEHRDKREISVEFCTQPAGPPFPPQEVQVQLGQNPGVLQVRWKPPILTPTGTSNGANVIGYAVCTKGQKIAEVMYPTADYVTVELNRIQCLEAREVIVRTLSAQGESQDSPVATIPHNILAPPHHSPHHRSPAHPHPMPQPQHHQPHTQTHPPYPQTYPPTHPQPQVHPLPRSQPHTLHHGQPLRHPPPHPQPQHQPYPMSKPNLVSARESETKEYEVGLRPGPPWERSPSPLPPTMRGHTLEPPHFQGRRSPSPQRILPQPQGAPIPNTIAKAMAREAAQRVFAENNRMEKRNIFSERSVNSDEEEDGYVSPHTRRRGASVDEFLRGSELGRHHHYSHSEEYQTESSRGSDLSDIMEEDEDDLYSEMQLEEGRRRSINSHNTLKAYYRRQDQGEERDCWDLQREVVRQKSLRSKRLHSIPEVAEDEPDGVVGMDHHHQRLRFDDECRPGTPCMHRRSPRIYQQDPHQHNHLSPSKNHRRLLQRQHSSPRYGCNFEERSLNRPSRQTTKSPDSGLDCGSEEEGSLGYRGYPHGSPLRGPVHYIHCEGPVERRALAVGRKRQLTRQCSMDEDHCDSPKTGHMSDLRYREVHYGPGREWEREPGNSPRRYPRDGALSEGRLHQLDRPYQRDLRASYVNRLNRVSDQPPIIGNSPSHGCSHGDRLDHSGRRPVHGGNPPQRRPMMVPSIEITMMESNSEGSEGNLSPGKEDVYYHGSVARRRIWHDDDDYGGQGRGHGRERRSPVYYEESEPEDLARIFVALFDYDPLSMSPNPDAADEELPFKEGQIIKVFGDKDTDGFYRAEIRDRPGLIPCNMVSEIQTEDDGMMDQLLKQGFLPLNTPVEKLVICNRFKDGRSINRRSRKSKRERNRRSGRQHPSSTRRMVALYDYDPRESSPNVDVEYGRDRLNEEAELTFCAGDVITVFGEIDEDGFHYGELNGHKGLVPSNFLEEVPDDVEVFLTDTQSRDSRYPQDAAARIKTKRVPLEKSGPPRRAASPTVRQHIPGSGPATVGPGSPIRGPCDLSSKKKKGLLSKGKKLLKRLGAVK